A portion of the Ammospiza caudacuta isolate bAmmCau1 chromosome 25, bAmmCau1.pri, whole genome shotgun sequence genome contains these proteins:
- the LOC131568104 gene encoding interferon alpha-inducible protein 27-like protein 2A, producing MAAGANIIIIKAVIGATVGVTVGAGLALVGVPGSIAALGFTKAGILAGSIAAKMMSAAAIANGGGVAAGSTVAVLQSIGAAGLSLAAKTGLTAALGSAGAAVGALLPK from the exons GGGCGAATATCATTATCATTAAAGCTGTCATTGGAGCCACAGTGGGAGTCACAGTGGGAGCAG ggttGGCACTGGTTGGTGTCCCGGGGAGCATTGCTGCACTGGGATTCACCAAGGCCGGCATCCTCGCCGGCTCCATCGCTGCCAAGATGATGTCGGCAGCTGCCATCGCCAACGGCGGCggagtggctgcaggcagcaccgTGGCTGTGCTGCAGTCCATCG gagctgcaggtctCTCTCTTGCTGCCAAAACTGGGCTgacagctgccctgggctcagctggcGCAGCAGTCGGTGCCTTGCTGCCCAAGTGA